Below is a window of Sulfitobacter sp. BSw21498 DNA.
CCTGTCAGATCACCCCAAGGGCAGCCACGCCTACGCCTGCGGCACGCCAGCCTATATGGAGGCCGCGATGGCCGCCGCAACCTATGCGGGTTTTGCCGAGGATCATTGCCATATCGAATATTTCGCCGTCCCCGAGGCCCCGCCGCGCGAGAACCACAGTTTCACGGTCCATCTGGCTAAGACCGGCAAGGATATCCACGTTCCCGCAGATCGCAGCCTGTCGGATATGCTGACAGAGGCAGGCGTGCCCGTGGACGTGAAATGCGCCGACGGTATTTGTGGCGTCTGCGCCTGCGGGCTGTTACAGGGCGACGCCGACCACCGCGATTATGTGCTGTCGCAGGCCCAACGCGAAACGACGCTGATCACCTGCCAGTCGCGCGCAACACAGGCGGATGGCCATCTTGTTCTAGACCTATAAAAACCTACCCGCCAAAGCGCCAGTAAAGACAGGGCGGGTATGCGAAAACTGCGCTTGCAATACCCCCTGCCTTTCTGTCTACGGGCGCCACCGCAACCGACCGCAGGCTGGACCGATCATGACAGAACCCAACGGCGCTTCGATCACGTTTGAAGACGTGGGCAAAGGCTATTCCAAATCCGGCGGTGCGACTGTCACGGCACTTGAAGGCGTGTCTTTGGCGATGGCGCCAGGGTCGATCACCGGCATCATCGGACGGTCCGGCGCTGGCAAATCAACGTTGCTGCGCATGGTCAACGGGATCGAGCAGCCCACGACGGGTGCGGTGCTGGTGGGTGGACAGAATGTCGTGGCCGCCAAAGGGGCCAAGCTGCGCGCGATCCGTCGCGATGTGGGGATGATCTTTCAGCACTTTAACCTGCTGGCCTCGCGCACCGTGGCGGGCAACATCGCCCTGCCGCTGGAAATCGCCGGTGTGCCATCATCCCAGATCAAACCACGTGTCGCCGACCTGATCGAACGGGTCGGGCTGACCTCGCACGCCACACGCTATCCGGCAGAGCTGTCTGGCGGGCAAAAGCAACGGGTGGGGATCGCGCGCGCGCTGGCCACAGGCCCCAAGGTGCTGCTGTCGGACGAGGCGACCTCGGCGCTGGACCCCGAAACGACACAAACCGTCCTGTCCTTGCTCAAAGACATCAACCGCGAACTGGGGCTGACCATTCTGCTGATCACCCACGAGATGGCCGTGGTCCGTGACATCGCCAGCCATGTCGCGGTGATCGACAGCGGGCGCATCGTCGAACATGGCGAGACCTATGATATTTTCACCGCGCCACAGCATCCGACCACACGGTCCTTCCTGTCGGGGGTGACCGGCGTCACCCTGCCCGCTTTCGTGAAGGACCGTCTGATGCCGAACCCACCCGCGCAGGGCGGCGAAGAGGTGATCCGCGTGACCTTTGCAGGCCAGCATGCCACCGACCCGATGCTGGCGCGGCTGACGCAGGACATGGGCATTCCGGTCAACATCCTGGCCGGTGCGGTCGAGGAAATCGGCACGCGCCCTTTCGGGAACCTGCTGGTGTCGCTGCCCGTGGCCAAGGCCGCAGAGGCGCGTTCATTTTTGGAAAGCCACGGGCTTATGACGGAGGTGCTTGGCTATGTCGGCTAACCTTATCAACCTACTGATAGAGGCCACGGGCCAGACCCTGTATATGGTGGCGGTTTCGGCGCTGCTGGGAACGCTGCTTGGCCTGCCCGTGGGGTTGTTTCTGGCGACCTCGCAACGCGGCGAGCTGCTGTCGGCACCGTGGGTCAACAAAATCCTCGGCCTCGTAGTCAATGCCACACGGTCGGTCCCGTTTATCATACTGGTGGTCGCGATCATCCCCTTCACGCGGATGGTCGCTGGCACGTCAATCGGCACGACAGCCGCTATCGTGCCGCTGACCATCGCCACCGTGCCCTTCATCGCGCGTCTGGTCGAAAACGCGATCCGCGAGATCGATTCCGGCCTCATCGAGGCGGCGCACGCCATGGGGGCGACCCCGCTACAGATCATTATCAAGGTGCTGCTGCCAGAGGCGCTGCCCGGTATCACACTGGGCCTGACCCTCGCCATCGTCAGCCTGATCGGCTATTCCGCGATGGTCGGTGCCGTGGGCGGCGAAGGCCTTGGCGATCTGGGTATTCGCTATGGCTATCAACGGTTTATGCCGGATGTTATGGCGGTCGTTGTGATCATTCTCATCGTGCTGGTGCAGCTTGTGCAATCCATCGGTGAACGCATTGCCGTTGCCGTCGACAAGCGCGCCACCAAAAGCGGCGGGCAATAGCGCCCCGTCGCCTCCTCCCCCTACTTCGTTTCCCAGTTAAAGGAGCATACACATGCTACGTCTTGTAACCCTGACATCCACAATTGCGCTGATGGCTACATCCTTGATGGCCGAGCAAATCAAAGTCGGCGTTTCCCCCGGCGAGCACGCCGAGATCATGGAAGAAGTCGCCCGCGTCGCAGAGCCGATGGGTCTTGAAATCGATGTCATCGAATTCTCTGACTACGTTGTGCCAAACCAAGCGCTGGCCGATGGCGACATCGAAGCGAACTCCTTTCAGCACGTGCCCTACCTTGAGGCGCAGATGAAAGACCGCGGGTTTGCGCTGGCGGTTGTGGGCAACACGATCACCACGCCCATGGGAGTCTATTCGGACAAAATCACCGACATCGCCGACCTTGAAGAAGGCGCGACCTTTGGCATCCCGAACGATCCCACCAACGGGGGCCGTGCGCTGCTGGTCCTGCAACAGCTTGGCATGATCAAAATCGATCCCGCAGCTGGTCTGGTGCCGACGGTTCTGGACATCACCGAGAACCCCAAAGACCTGTCGTTCAAGGAACTCGACGCGGCACAACTGCCCCGTTCGCTGGCGGACTTGGACGCGGCGCTGATCAACACCAACTACGCGATTGCATCGGGCTTGAGCCCCAAGGAAGATTCCATCGCGATGGAAAGCGCCGACAACCCTTATGTGAACGTGATCGCAGTGCAGAAGGGCAAGGAAGACGCACCTTGGGTCAAGACCCTGCTAGAGGCATATCATTCGGACGAGATCAAAGCGTTCATCGACGAAAGCTACCACGGGACTGTGATTACATCCTGGTAAGGTAAATGCCGGATACCGCCTGTTGGACGGTCGGTATCCGGCGCATTTGTGCGTTGGTAGCAGTGCCCACTGATGACAGCGCAAACGCAAGACATTGATATTGGCGACACTTGCGCCAGTTTGACATGCAGCGGCATGTCGTGTGACCGTCCCCGAAACCTATAGCAAGTTGAACCGATGGACGATCTTCGCAGCACGCTCAAATCTTTGTACGACGGGCGCAGCACCCGCGCGCGGCGGTTCCGCTATGGACTGATCCTGTTTGATTCAATCTCGATCGTCTACTTTATCGCAACTGCAGCCCTCACTTCGACGCCCCTTTTCGTCACGCTAAACACGGTCTTTGGCGTGTTTATCGTGCTCGATCTTGCCGCGCGGCTGTGGATCTCTACGAACCTGCGCAAAGAACTGCTGCGCATCTATACGCTTGCCGATCTTGTGGTGGTGATATCGCTGGTGCTTGCGCCGCTGATGGCCGAAAGCTTTGCGTTCTTGCGGGTGCTGCGCGGGCTTCGACTGATCCATGCGTACCATCTCTTGTACGATCTCAGGCGTGAAAGCATGTTCTTTCGCAAACACGAGGATGCGATCCTTGCGGCGGTGAACCTGCTGGTCTTTATCTTTGTCATCACGTCGCTGGTTTTCGTCCTGACCTTTGATGGTGATGCAGGCATCGCGGGCTATGTGGACGCGCTCTATTTCACTGTGGCGACGCTTACAACAACAGGCTTTGGTGACATCACGTTGACCACGACGGGCGGCAAGCTGTTGTCGGTTTTCATTATGGTGGTCGGCGTCGCGCTTTTTGTGCAGCTGGCGCGTACGATCTTCCAGCCCGCCAAGGTGAAACACACCTGTCCAGAATGCGGGCTAAGCCGCCACGAGTCTGATGCCGTACACTGCAAACATTGCGGCACCACGCTCAAGATCGAGACCAAAGGCGACACCACCGGTTAGGCCGCGCAGATCGGGCGGGCAGCGCGTCCGACCCGACCGTACGGCGCTCTCCCCTATCGCCTTTAAGCTTTCATAAAGGCTGGGCGTTGGTCTTTTCTGATAAAGGACCACGCGATAAACCGGCTTGTTTTCTGCCCCTGCGCCATTTCGACAACGTCGCAGTTGGCCACTTTGGCCTTTTTCAGGATTTTATATAGCGTCTGCACATTGTCCTTTTTCGACACGAGCGACGTGAACCACAGACATTGACCGGCAAAGGCCCGGCTTTGGTCGACCATATTGGCGATGAACTTTATCTCGCCGCCCGGGCACCAAAGCTCGGCGTTTTGACCGCCGAAGTTGAGCTTGCCAGAACGCCCCTTGCCAAGATTGGCCCATTTTCGCTGGGTGCCTTTGGCGGCTTTTTCCATCGAGGCGTGAAAGGGCGGGTTGCACAGGCTGACGTGGAAACGGTCGTCGGGCTTTATCACACCGTTAAAGACATCTTCGCGGGCGGGCTGCAGCCTCAGGTCCACGTCCAGATTGTTATCACGGCAAATCTGTTGCGCAGACTCAAGCGCCACAGGGTCGATATCCACGCCGGTGAAATGCCAGCCGTAAACGCTCTGCCCGGTGAGGGGGTAAACCAAGCTGGCACCGGTCCCGATATCCAACGCCTTGATCTTCGGCCCGCGCGGAATTTCGTTTCCGTTACTGCGCGCCAGCAGGTCCGCCAGATGGTGGATATAATCGACACGCCCCGGAATCGGAGGACAAAGATAATTGGCGGGAAGATCCCAGACCTCGACATCGTAGTGCGACTTGAGCAACGCCCGGTTCAGCATACGAACAGCTGCCACATCCCGAAAATCAATAGTGGTCTCACCCGCGGGGTTGCGGGTCGTAAAGGGCTCCAATTCAGGGAGGCAAGCGACCAAGCGCGCGAAATCATAGCCCTCTTTATGCGGGTTACGGGGGTGTAGATTGGTCTTGGTGGCCATCGAGAAGCCTTTTTTTGAAGGGGTGGGAAAGAAGCAAAGCTCTGCGCCCGTCTTACGCCCATGCGTCCCCAGAGTAAAACCAAAGCGAAAGGCCCCTCCCCGTGGTTCATCCAACGGGTCAATTATTTTTATCGCTCTCCCCCAAAAACCGTTGTTAGTTACAAATGCAACCTTTAGGCAATTAAAGAACCGGATCCATGGAGGCGACGATGACTGATAAAAAATATCCAACCCGCATGACCCAGGCCCCCTCCCTTGCAGGGCCAAACGCGGGATACATGCCCGGTTTCGGCAATGATTTTGAAACCGAAGCGCTGCCTGATGCCCTGCCCCAAGGGATGAACAGCCCACAAAAATGTAACTATGGCTTGTACGGCGAACAGCTGAGCGGCACGGCTTTTACCGCGCCAAGCCATCAAAACGAACGTACGTGGTGCTACCGCATTCGTCCGTCGGTCAAACATTCGCATCGCTACGAAAAGATCGACCTGCCGCACTGGAAATCCGCGCCCAATATCGTGGACGAGGTGACCAGCCTTGGCCAATACCGCTGGGACCCGCTGCCGCATAGTGACACGCCGTTGACATGGTTGACGGGCATGCACACGATGACGACCGCAGGCGATGTCCACACACAGGTTGGCATGGCGACGCATGTGTATCTCGTGACTGAATCCATGATCGACGCGTATTTCTTTTCCGCCGACAGCGAGATGCTGGTCGTCCCGCAAGAAGGCCGTTTGCGCTTTTCAACCGAGCTGGGAATTATCGACGTCGCG
It encodes the following:
- a CDS encoding methionine ABC transporter ATP-binding protein — its product is MTEPNGASITFEDVGKGYSKSGGATVTALEGVSLAMAPGSITGIIGRSGAGKSTLLRMVNGIEQPTTGAVLVGGQNVVAAKGAKLRAIRRDVGMIFQHFNLLASRTVAGNIALPLEIAGVPSSQIKPRVADLIERVGLTSHATRYPAELSGGQKQRVGIARALATGPKVLLSDEATSALDPETTQTVLSLLKDINRELGLTILLITHEMAVVRDIASHVAVIDSGRIVEHGETYDIFTAPQHPTTRSFLSGVTGVTLPAFVKDRLMPNPPAQGGEEVIRVTFAGQHATDPMLARLTQDMGIPVNILAGAVEEIGTRPFGNLLVSLPVAKAAEARSFLESHGLMTEVLGYVG
- a CDS encoding methionine ABC transporter permease — its product is MSANLINLLIEATGQTLYMVAVSALLGTLLGLPVGLFLATSQRGELLSAPWVNKILGLVVNATRSVPFIILVVAIIPFTRMVAGTSIGTTAAIVPLTIATVPFIARLVENAIREIDSGLIEAAHAMGATPLQIIIKVLLPEALPGITLGLTLAIVSLIGYSAMVGAVGGEGLGDLGIRYGYQRFMPDVMAVVVIILIVLVQLVQSIGERIAVAVDKRATKSGGQ
- a CDS encoding MetQ/NlpA family ABC transporter substrate-binding protein, whose protein sequence is MLRLVTLTSTIALMATSLMAEQIKVGVSPGEHAEIMEEVARVAEPMGLEIDVIEFSDYVVPNQALADGDIEANSFQHVPYLEAQMKDRGFALAVVGNTITTPMGVYSDKITDIADLEEGATFGIPNDPTNGGRALLVLQQLGMIKIDPAAGLVPTVLDITENPKDLSFKELDAAQLPRSLADLDAALINTNYAIASGLSPKEDSIAMESADNPYVNVIAVQKGKEDAPWVKTLLEAYHSDEIKAFIDESYHGTVITSW
- a CDS encoding potassium channel family protein — translated: MDDLRSTLKSLYDGRSTRARRFRYGLILFDSISIVYFIATAALTSTPLFVTLNTVFGVFIVLDLAARLWISTNLRKELLRIYTLADLVVVISLVLAPLMAESFAFLRVLRGLRLIHAYHLLYDLRRESMFFRKHEDAILAAVNLLVFIFVITSLVFVLTFDGDAGIAGYVDALYFTVATLTTTGFGDITLTTTGGKLLSVFIMVVGVALFVQLARTIFQPAKVKHTCPECGLSRHESDAVHCKHCGTTLKIETKGDTTG
- the rlmF gene encoding 23S rRNA (adenine(1618)-N(6))-methyltransferase RlmF; this encodes MATKTNLHPRNPHKEGYDFARLVACLPELEPFTTRNPAGETTIDFRDVAAVRMLNRALLKSHYDVEVWDLPANYLCPPIPGRVDYIHHLADLLARSNGNEIPRGPKIKALDIGTGASLVYPLTGQSVYGWHFTGVDIDPVALESAQQICRDNNLDVDLRLQPAREDVFNGVIKPDDRFHVSLCNPPFHASMEKAAKGTQRKWANLGKGRSGKLNFGGQNAELWCPGGEIKFIANMVDQSRAFAGQCLWFTSLVSKKDNVQTLYKILKKAKVANCDVVEMAQGQKTSRFIAWSFIRKDQRPAFMKA